One part of the Arabidopsis thaliana chromosome 1 sequence genome encodes these proteins:
- a CDS encoding Mannose-binding lectin superfamily protein: MTQKLESVGSERKSSEYMWDDGSEHDDVTKIYVRGGTKGIEFIKFGYVKAGELLDGSFHGYSDTGFTQMFEIDHRKNEHLLSVEGYFDYYNDIMYAIQFKTNLKISEIMGYEYSGHKFTLAMEGKKIIGFHGFADVNLRALGAYVTWITPARMEAKGGKGGNEWDDGGDYEAVTKIHGRSDHKGIKDIIFDYVDKDGHPKSETHGPTSGQGYVLEPFEINHLDKEYLMSIDGYYDDASGVIQALQFKTNMKTSELMGYYDDDAVKFTIGCTVNKIIGFHGHAGKNLYSLGAYFTTLPLTKLEYEDSFREKLPKNGASGNLWDDGSFQGVKKVHIYYDGYSVRCVRFDYDDDGKVESREHGPKIVAAVQEGGFVLDYPNEVITSVEGIATVVNTGLSFSTGNVMIKSLTFKTSKGRTSPTFGNVFGNYLSEFKLESQGCAIVGFHGRSSYNSIHGLGAYFFPMPPSHDGKALEEQGGDGGLGGV; encoded by the exons ATGACCCAAAAGTTGGAATCGGTAGGTTCCGAGAGAAAGTCAAGCGAATATATGTGGGATGATGGATCCGAACATGATGATGTGACAAAGATATATGTACGAGGTGGTACTAAAGGCATAGAATTTATCAAGTTTGGCTATGTCAAGGCCGGAGAATTGTTAGATGGATCATTCCATGGTTATTCAGACACAGGTTTCACACAGATG TTTGAGATTGATCATCGAAAAAATGAACATCTTTTATCTGTCGAGGGTTACTTTGATTACTATAACGATATAATGTATGCgattcaattcaaaaccaacttGAAGATCTCTGAAATAATGGGCTATGAATATTCTGGTCACAAGTTTACGCTAGCAATGGAGGGCAAAAAAATCATTGGGTTTCACGGTTTTGCTGATGTTAACCTCAGAGCTCTTGGAGCATATGTTACTTGGATAACTCCTGCAAGAATGGAAGCCAAAGGGGGCAAAGGAGGCAATGAATGGGATGATGGAGGTGACTATGAGGCTGTAACAAAGATTCATGGACGAAGTGATCATAAAGGTATAAAAGACATCATATTCGATTATGTTGACAAGGATGGGCATCCCAAAAGTGAAACCCATGGTCCTACCTCGGGTCAGGGTTACGTACTTGAGCCG TTTGAGATTAACCATCTCGACAAGGAATATCTGATGTCTATTGATGGTTACTATGATGATGCATCCGGTGTCATTCAAGCACTgcaattcaaaaccaacatgAAGACTTCGGAACTTATGGGCTACTATGACGATGATGCTGTGAAGTTTACAATTGGATGCACTGTTAATAAGATCATTGGGTTTCATGGACATGCTGGCAAGAACCTATATTCTCTCGGAGCATATTTCACAACACTTCCTCTAACTAAATTGGAATACGAAGATAGTTTTCGTGAAAAGCTTCCTAAGAATGGTGCTTCAGGTAACCTTTGGGATGATGGTAGTTTCCAAGGAGTAAAAAAGGtgcatatatattatgatGGATATAGCGTGCGGTGTGTTCGGTTCGATTATGATGACGACGGCAAAGTCGAATCCCGTGAGCACGGGCCGAAAATTGTTGCCGCAGTACAAGAAGGAGGG TTTGTCCTGGACTATCCAAATGAGGTTATTACGTCCGTGGAGGGCATTGCCACTGTCGTTAATACTGGACTCAGCTTTAGTACTGGAAATGTGATGATTAAATCGTTGactttcaaaacatcaaaaggtAGAACCTCTCCGACATTTGGTAATGTGTTTGGTAACTATCTTTCAGAATTTAAGCTTGAGAGCCAAGGCTGTGCTATTGTTGGGTTCCATGGACGGTCTTCTTATAATTCTATTCATGGTCTTGGAGCATATTTTTTCCCGATGCCTCCTTCTCATGATGGGAAAGCACTGGAAGAACAAGGTGGTGATGGTGGTTTGGGCGGTGTTTGA
- a CDS encoding Mannose-binding lectin superfamily protein (Mannose-binding lectin superfamily protein; CONTAINS InterPro DOMAIN/s: Mannose-binding lectin (InterPro:IPR001229); BEST Arabidopsis thaliana protein match is: Mannose-binding lectin superfamily protein (TAIR:AT1G52130.1); Has 1455 Blast hits to 704 proteins in 37 species: Archae - 0; Bacteria - 4; Metazoa - 0; Fungi - 0; Plants - 1447; Viruses - 0; Other Eukaryotes - 4 (source: NCBI BLink).) translates to MSQDSNALEMIQNEGPKWDDGFDHDDVTKIYLVGGKTGIDFIKIDYVKSGKPKNGPFHGYSGGGFLQMFEIDNLKNEYLESVEGYYTNRSGEFIGAIQFKTNLRVSEIIGYSYWGLKKFKLAKHGNKIIGFQGSAEYRLKDLDAYFTPITPTRMEAQGGNGGTKWDDGGDHDSVTKIQVRINKEGIQYIKFNYVDKDGDPEKEQLHGSETGRGYTLEPFEINHSDKEYLLSIDGCYDEDSGVIQSLQLKTNIKTSEVMGDDEKGTKFTLGCNGHEIIGFHGSAQDNLNALGAYITTLTLTKLEYIGEGSDIWDDGTFEGVKKVSFYHNDGIVRCIEFDYVKDGKIETRVQGGKRGTGDFTKEEFTVDYPNEFLTSVEGTYRDNPGGTLITSLTFKTSNNRTSPILGKASNKTFLLESKGCALVGFHGASSDFFLYALGAYSFPMTSLAEAGRGAIHTSW, encoded by the exons ATGTCTCAAGATTCGAATGCGTTAGAGATGATCCAAAACGAAGGGCCTAAGTGGGACGATGGATTTGACCATGATGATGTGACAAAGATATATTTGGTAGGTGGTAAAACCGGCATAGATTTCATCAAGATTGACTATGTCAAGTCTGGAAAACCGAAAAATGGACCATTCCATGGATATTCGGGTGGAGGATTTCTGCAGATG TTTGAGATTGACAATCTCAAAAACGAATATCTAGAATCCGTTGAGGGTTACTACACCAACAGAAGTGGCGAGTTCATTGGAGcaattcaattcaaaaccaacttGAGGGTTTCCGAAATCATAGGATATTCATATTGgggtttaaaaaaatttaaactgGCAAAACATGGAAATAAAATCATTGGGTTTCAGGGATCTGCTGAGTATCGCCTTAAAGATCTTGATGCATATTTCACTCCCATCACTCCTACAAGAATGGAAGCGCAAGGGGGAAATGGAGGAACAAAGTGGGATGATGGAGGTGACCATGATAGTGTAACAAAGATTCAAGTACGTATTAATAAGGAAGGCATACAAtatatcaaattcaattatGTCGACAAGGATGGAGATCCGGAGAAGGAGCAACTCCATGGCTCAGAGACGGGTAGAGGATACACGCTAGAACCG tttgaGATTAACCATAGCGACAAGGAATATCTGCTATCTATTGACGGTTGCTACGACGAAGATTCTGGTGTAATTCAATCACTGCAACTCAAAACCAACATAAAGACTTCAGAAGTAATGGGAGACGATGAAAAGGGTACTAAGTTCACACTTGGATGCAACGGCCATGAGATCATTGGGTTTCATGGATCTGCTCAGGATAACCTAAACGCTCTTGGAGCTTATATCACAACCCTTACTCTAACTAAATTAGAATACATAGGTGAAGGAAGTGACATTTGGGATGATGGTACTTTCGAAGGTGTAAAAAAGGTGTCCTTTTATCATAATGATGGTATAGTAAGGTGTATCGAGTTCGATTACGTTAAGGACGGCAAAATCGAAACCCGTGTGCAGGGGGGGAAGAGGGGAACGGGTGATTTTACAAAAGAAGAG TTTACAGTGGACTATCCAAATGAGTTTCTCACTTCTGTGGAGGGGACTTATAGAGACAACCCTGGCGGCACTCTTATAACGTCGTTGactttcaaaacatcaaataatagaaCCTCTCCAATACTGGGAAAGGCATCTAATAAAACATTCTTGCTCGAGAGCAAAGGTTGTGCTCTTGTTGGGTTCCATGGAGCATCTTcggatttttttctttatgctTTAGGAGCATATTCTTTTCCGATGACTTCTCTTGCTGAAGCGGGCCGGGGAGCCATACACACAAGCTGGTGA